GTGCGACAGGAGGCGCCAGTGTGCACGCGCGTGGTGCGCGGGCGTTCGGCATGCCCAAAGCCAGGGCATGGCGCTTACAGCAGCGGGCTCAGGGCGCCCAGCAGGTTGTCCCAGATGCGCTTCCACCAGGGTGCCGAATGCACCTGTGCCAGCGTCACCACATCGGATTCGTGCAGATAGCTCTGTTGCCGATGCCGGATGGCCTCGGTGATAGCTTCGTCGTGCAGCAATACATTGTTTTCGAAGTTCAGGTCAAAGCTGCGCAGATCCAGATTCGTGGAGCCGATCAGGCTGACCGATCCGTCCAGACACAGGGTCTTGGCATGCAGCAGGCCGGGGCGGAATTCGTGGATATGGACGCCGGCGCTCAGCAGCCGCCAGTAATGGCTGCGGCTGACGGCACCGACGATCCATGAGTCATTGCGGGCGGGCAGGATCAGCGTGACCTGCACCTGGCGCAGCGCGGCGGCGCACAAGGCATCGAGCACCGTGCTGTCGGGCACGAAGTAGGGGGTGGAGATCACGACCTCGCGCTGAGCACAGGCCAGTAGGCTGGCAACCAACTGGGGTGTTGAGCGTGCTCTTTCCGTCGGCCCTTCGGCAATCGCAACGGCATGGAAGCCGTCGGCGGCAGCGCCGGCCTCGGCCTCGATAGCCGGTGGTGCAAGGCTCGCATCGGACTGCGCCCAGTCGCTGGCAAAAGCCTGCTGCATCTGCATGACCACGGGGCCCTGCAGGCGCAGCATGATGTCCACCCAGGGGGCATAGCGTGCCTTGATGTGAAAGCCCTCGTCGGCGCAGTTCTGGCTGCCGCAATAGTTGATCCTGCCGTCTATGAGCGTGATCTTGCGGTGGTTGCGCAGGTCGATGCGGCTGGTCAGCATGACCTTGAACAGATTGCTGATGGGCAGGGCAACCGCCAGGTGCACGCCGGCCTGCCGCATCTGCTGCCACAGTGGCGAGCGCGTCAGGGCACGCGATCCCAGTCCGTCGACCATGGCCCGGCAGGTTACGCCGCGCTGCGCGGCACGCATCAGGGCATGGGCCACATCGGTGCCGGTCCCGTCGTCCAGCCAGATGTAGTACAGCACGTTGATCTCGTGGCGTGCGGCATCCATGTCGGCCAGCATCTGCGCACGGGCATGTGCGCCATCGCGCATCAGCTCGGCCTTATGGCCGGGCAGCGGTACAAAGCCGTTGATGGACGAGGCATAGCGGAAGGCCGGCAGCCATTGATCGGGAATGGCGGGCCGTGCCTGCGGCATGGAGCCGGGTGCGGGCGCAAGGGCGCTGCCCTGGGTCTGGCAGAACTCGCGCACATTGAGTCTTCTGCGGCCTGGTACACGGCCCAGGGCTACTTCCCCAAACAGGTAGTACAGCAGGCAGCTCACATAGGGCAGCAGCACGATGACCATGAGCCAGGCCAGCCGCACATCGGGCCGCATGTCTCTGCGCAGCAGGATGCGCAGGCCGAAGCCGGCAATCAGCAATACATGAAGAGTCAGCAGCAGCCAGGTCATGAATCAGTGCGGCAACGATGGATCTTGTCGAGCATAACGGGCTCTGCTCCAAGCACAAGCTGCAAGCCGTGATTCATAGGCAGCGAGCTTGAACTCATTGATGAGAAGGCGCGGCCTGCTATCAGTAGTGCAGCGACAGAAGACCGGCATGGCTCTGGCATGGAACCTGCTTCCTTTTTTTGTCAAAGCAAACAAGCAGGGGGGAGTGCATGGAAATGGTGCCATTGACTGCCATCGACAAGGCAGATACCGGGTGGGTCATGGTTGCGTCGGCGCTGGTCCTGCTGATGACCTTGCCGGGCATCGCCCTGTTCTATGCGGGGCTGGTGCGGCGCAAGAATGTGGTCAACACCATGGTGGCCGTGTTCGCGGTGGCCTGTGTGGTGACCCTGACCTGGTTCGGTCTGGGCTACTCGCTCGCATTCACCGCCGATTCCCCCTGGCTCGGCAATCTGGGGCGCGCCTGGTTTGCATCCTTGCACCTTGATGGCCGGCGCAGCGTGATCTCGGTCAGCCACCTGGCGCCGCATCTGCCCGAAGCGGCCTATGCCCTGTTCCAGGCCGCATTCGCCATCATCACCACCTCGCTGATCGTGGGGGCCGTGGTAGAGCGCATGAGCTTTGCGGCTCTGCTGGTGTTTGCCGCGCTGTGGAGCGTGGTGGTCTATGCGCCCGTGGCCCACTGGGTGTGGGAGAGCGGGGGCTGGCTGAACCAGCTGGGCGCACTGGACTTTGCCGGCGGTGCCGTGGTGCATGTGAATGCGGGCGTGGCGGCACTGGTCTGTGCCTTCATGATGGGGCGCAGGCGCGGTTACGGAACCGAGCCATTCGAGCCGCACAGCCTGGGCTGGACGGCCATGGGCACGGCCTTGCTGCTGTTCGGCTGGTTCGGCTTCAACGCCGGATCGGCCCTGTCCGCCGATGGGCGCGCAGCGCTGGCCTTTGTGGTCACGCTCGTGGCGGCTGCGGCCGCCGGTCTGGCATGGATGGTGGTGGAGTGGCTGGTGCGCGGCGCTCCGACCTTGCTGGGCCTGCTCTCGGGCATGGTGGGCGGACTGGTGGCTATCACACCGGCCGCGGGCTTTGTGCAGGTGGGCAGTGCGGTGTGGATAGGCCTGATTGCGGGCGCCGTCTGTTTCTGGGGCGCAACCTGGCTCAAGCGCCGGCTGGGAGCCGACGACTCGCTCGATGTGTTCGGCGTGCATGGCGTGGGCGGCATTGCCGGCTCCATCCTCACGGCGGTGTTTGCCGATCCCCTGATCGCGGGCACGAGTGCCACGGTGCTGAATCAGCTGATTGCGGTGGCGGCGGTGGCTGTCTACAGCGGCGCTGCCACGGCCGGGGTGCTGGTGCTGATCCGTCTGCTGATGCCGTTGCGGGTGGATGCCGTGCAGGAAATGGAAGGCCTGGATATCAGCCTGCATCTGGAGCGTCAGCACTAGTGATCCATCAAAGACAGGAGCGGTGTATGGAGGACAGCGAGCGAGTGGCGGTGGCCGCACATCTGCATGTGGTGTTGCGCCGCAAGACGGGCCGGGTGACCGATACCGAATGGATGGCCTGCAATCAGGCCTATGCACAGGCCATGGCGGCTTTTGCGCTGGAGCATGCACGAGAGCAACAGGATGAGGAGCTGGCGCGCCTGGCCCGGCGTCTGCAGGACAGCTGGAGCGGCGACATGCCCCGGCATGCAGCGCCTGCCGAGACCGCTCAGAGCGATGGCTCCGTCACCGCCAAGGCCGCCGAGATACTGCGCACCTCGGCACGCTATATCGGCGGGCTGCGCTGAGGCACAAGCCGGATCCGAGGCCGGGACGGCCTGGCGCCACGGATCACAATGCCTGTGACCCGTGACGGTCCGCTGCAGCACGCCGGCGCAGGCTGTGTCGGCAACAAGCCTGGCCTATTGCTTTTTCAGCTCGGCAATATAGGCATCGCGGGCCTTCACGCCATCGGCCGTGAAGTCGGTGAACACGCCGTCAATGCCCAGGCGGTAGTAAGCCAGGTATTCCTGCAGCGGGTAGCCCTTGAAGATGCCCGCGAGCCGGCTGGCCTCGCTGCGGAAGGTGAAGCTGTGCACCACCAGACCGGCCTTGTGCGCATTGGCGATCAGGCCGGTGTCCTTGAGCGTGTTGACGTCCTTGAGGCCCGCTCCGTCCTTGTAGGGAGCGACGGAATGGGCCAGCACCTGGGGCTTCCAGGGGCCGATGCCGTCGGCATAGGTCTTGATCTCGGCCAGGCCTGCCGGCGTCTGCATGACCGCGAAGGTGCGCGCATCGCCTGCCAGCGTCCAGCTATAGGGGCGGCCGCTGATGAAGGTCCATTCGTCGGCGGTGATATAGCCTACGGAGCCGTCCCTGAAGTTGTAGTCGTTGCCATCGATCAGCTGCACCCCCTTGGCCCGCATGCCCACCTTGCGCAGATACTTCAGGCTGTCGGGGTCGAAGCTCTGGATGTAGATGGGCGCTTCCTTGCGGTTGAGATTGTTCCTGTCCAGCAGCGCCATCACGGCGTCTTCGAAGGGGTGCTCACCCGTTCCGCAGCTGTTGGCAATGGCTTGCTGGTTGTTCCAGTAAGGGTTCTTGGTCTCGGCGTAGACGGCAATCGTGCGGCCTGCCGCCTTGCCCTTGGCGAGTGCGATATCGATCACATCCTGTGCGCTGATCAGTGGCAGCTTGCCATTCCATTCGCTGGGGCGATCGGCGCGGTTGTCCAGCGTGGTGCCGCCAAACAGCGTGCGCAGCTCATGCAGGCTGAAGTCCGAGATGGACCAGTCGCCGGTGTGGTCCTCGCCGTCGACCACCAGAGCCTGCAGCACCGACTTCTGATTGTTTGGGTCGATGCGGTCGCTCAGGTATTGCGCGGGGCCGTTGGCGGCAATGGCCGGGTACTTGACGTTGACCAGCACGCCGGGCGTGTTGCGCTTGCGGCCCGCCACATAGGCATTGATCTTGGCGACCTCGGTGACATTGGTGCTGTCGCTGAGCCAGGCGTTGTGGCGTGCCACCAGCTGGCAGTCGCGGCTCAGGTGCATGTCCAGCTCGATCATGTCGGCACCGGCATCGATGGCTTTCTCATACGCCATCTGTGTCTGCTCGGGGTACAGCCCCGAATAGCCGCGGTGGGCGATGACCTGGGGCTGCTTGCCGTCCAGCGTCAGAAACTGCGGCGCAGGCGCAGGCGCAGGCGCAGGTGTCGGGCCGTCTCCGCCACCACAGGCGCTCAGGGCAAGGGCGGCAAGCAAGGTCAGAGCAAAGACGGGGTGGCGGGTATGGGACATGGGTTCGGGCATGGATGGAGATCGCCTCATGCTTGCGGTTGTTGATGACGGCTGTGTGACCGTGCCCTCAGAGCGTGTTCATGCTCCGAAGCACAAGGCTGCCGGGGCGGCAGCCCTGTGCGGGATGCGGCAGTTACAGTCCCAGCTTCCTGGCGACGTAATCGGCATCCTTGTCGCCGCGACCCGAGAGGTTGACCAGAATATGCTGGTCCTTGCCGAGCTTGGGCGCTTCGCGCATGGCCCAGGCCACGGCGTGCGCACTTTCCAGAGCCGGGATGATGCCCTCCACACGCGACAGCGTCATGAAGGCATCCAGGCATTCCTTGTCGTCCACGGACTGGTAGTCCACGCGGCCTATATCCTTGAGATAGCTGTGCTGCGGGCCCACGCCGGGGTAGTCCAGGCCCGAGGCAATGCTGTGCACGGCGGCCGGTGTGCCGTCGGCGTTCTCCAGCACATAGCACTTCATGCCGTGAATCTCGCCGGGCTTGCCAGCCGACAGCGTGGCGGCATGGCGGCCGGGCTTGTCCACGCCCTCACCGGCAGGTTCCACGCCCACCAGATGCACGGACTCGTCACCCAGGAAGGCCGTGAAGATGCCCATGGCATTGCTGCCCCCGCCCACGCAGGCCGCCACATGGTCGGGCAGCTTGCCATGCCGGGTATGGAACTGTTCGCGAGCCTCACGACCGACGATGGACTGGAAGTCCCGCACCATCATGGGAAAGGGGTGGGGGCCGACCACCGAGCCAATCGCGTAGATGGTGTTGACGGGGTCTTGCAGATAGACCTCGAAGGCGCTGTCCACGGCCTCCTTCAGCGTGGCCGCGCCGCGCGTGACGGGCACCAGATTGCAGCCCAGGATGCGCATCTTGGTGACGTTGGGGTGCTCCTTCTCGATATCCACCTGGCCCATGTGAATCTCGCAGGGAATGCCCACCAGTGCACAGGCCGTGGCCAGGGCCACGCCATGCTGGCCGGCGCCGGTCTCGGCAATGACTTTTTTCTTGCCCATGAACTTGGCCAGCAGCGCCTCGCCCAGGCAGTGGTTGATCTTGTGCGCCCCCGTGTGATTCAGATCCTCGCGCTTGAGATGGATCTGCGCGCCGCCCAATTGATCGGACAGGCGCCTGGCGTGAAAGATGGGGCTGGGCCGGCCCACATAGTCGGCAAACAGCGCGGCCAGCTCGTCCTGGAAGTCCTGGCGTTTGACGATCTCCTCGTAGGCAGCGGCAATCTCGTCCATGCATTGCTTGAGCTCGGGCGGCACGAGCTGGCCGCCGTAGGGGCCGAAGAAGCCTTGCGCATCGGGCATGGCCTGGGGGTTCTGGGTCATGGCTTGTCTCCTTGGTGTGTGGTTCTGCGAAGCTGCATTCATAGCACACGGCGGGCTCAAGGCGCTTGCAGGCAAGTCCGGATGGAATCAGCACAGAAATGAACGCAGCCCCCAAGATGAAAGCGCTGACAGCTATTGTTTTGATATTTGCAACGCCCCTTCTTGCTCTGAAACACAATAGCAACATGAAAGCCAGCTCAGTCCGCGATATTGTCTTTGCCCACGCTCTGGAAACCGCCGCTCCGCACGAGGCGCTGCCCACGGCCGAGCGTTGCACTGCCATCACGCAGGAGTGCCTGCACGCCCAGGGCAAGACCAGGGGCGGCGGTCGTGCAGCGTTCGAGAGCTTTCTGCAGGAGCGGGCACAACGCGTGATCGCCGCAGCGCAGCTGCCTGCCGACATACGCGCCGTGGTCTGGCAGCGCGCCGGTATTTCACGCTGGTTGGTGCTGGCCGTGATGGCTGCGGCATTTGTGCTGGGCTTTGCGGGTCATGCGATCACGGACCCGCATCGTGTGGATCTGCTCTCCGCTTCCCTGATCGGCATCGTGCTGTGGAACCTGCTGGTCTATGTGCTGTTGCTGCTGTCCTGGCTGCGCAGTCTTGTTCGGCGCAGGCAAACAGTGATTGCACCGCTGGAGCCTGAGCCAGGTCAGGGCGCTGCGGCACAGCGGACCGTGGCAGCCCCCGGTGGCTGGCTGCAAAAACTGCAGACGAAAAGGTGGAGTGTTTCGCGCGGCACGGGGCTGCGCAAGATGGCGCTGAACTTCGAGCGCAACTGGTGGCAGGTCAACCAGAGACCGCGCCATGCGCAATGGCTTGTGTGCCTGCATCTGGGTGCGGCAATGCTGGCACTGGGTGCGCTGACATCGCTATGGCTCACCGGTCTCACCAAGGCTTATCAAGTGGGGTGGGAGAGCACTTTCCTCTCGCCGTCTGCCGTGCAGACCTGTCTGAACATGCTGTTTGCGCCGGTGCAGCATCTGCTGGGCCTGGCACCGTGGAGTCTGGCGCAGATCCAGGCACTGCAGGGCTGGTCGGCCGGTGATGCTGCAGATGCGGGGCCGCGCTGGGTGCAGCTCTACAGCTGGTTGCTAGGGTTGATGGTGGTGGCACCGCGTCTGCTGCTGGCGCTGTGGCAAGGTGCCAGGGTCTGGTGGTTGAGCCAGCATCTGGCATTGCCGCTGCAGCAGCCCTATTTCCAGAAGCTGCAGCGTGACTGGGCGGGGCGTGCAACGGCGCTGCTGGTGCAGCCCTACAGCCTGGACATCACGCCCGAGCGCGAAGCCGCCCTGCGCAGCCATGTGGCGCAGAGCTACGGCGCCGGGGCGCAGCTTGCGTTGCTGCCCGTGCTGGCCTATGGATCGCCCTTGCCGGACGCTTCGGCTGTTGACGCACAGCAGGTGCTGCTGCTCAATCTGGCTGCCACGCCCGAGGCGGAAATTCATGGAGTCCTGCTGGCGCAGGTATTGAACCGCTGGGGCGCGCATACCGATGTGTGGCTATGGGCGGCGGACTTTCGTGTGCGCAACAGCGGTGCCCCGGCGCGAGTGCAGGAGCGCGAACAGCTGTGGCGGGAATTTGTGCGTGGCGCGGGCCTGAACGCGACCCTGGTGCCCGGCGCAGGAGTGTGATGATGAGTGAGAGCAAGGAGCTGGTTCCGATTGACAGCAGCATTCAGTGGTGTCTGCTGTCGCACACCAATATCGGCAAGACCACGCTGACCCGTACGCTGATGGCCGATGATGTCGGCGAGATTGACGATGCCGCACATGTGACCACTCAGTCGCAGCGCTATCTGCTTCAGAAGACGCCGCAGGGCGATGAGCTGTGGCTTTGGGATACGCCGGGCTTCGGCGACTCGGTGCGGCTTTATGAACGCCTGCGGCAGCAGGGCAATCCGCTGGGCTGGTTTCTCAGCAATGTCTGGGATCGCTGGCGCGACAGGTCTTTCTATCTGAGTCAGCGTGCATTGCTTGCTGCGCGCGATCATGCGGATGTGATGCTCTACCTCGTCAACGCGGCCGAAGACCCGGCAGATGCTGGCTACTGGAGCGCCGAGATGAACATTCTGGCCTGGATGAACAAGCCGGTCATCGTGCTTCTCAACCAGATTGGCAGCGACACCACGGCAGAGCAGACACAGGAAGATTTGCGGCGCTGGCAGCAGGCGACGCAGAGCTTTCAAAGCGTGGTGCGCGATGTGCTGGTGCTGGATGCCTTCACGCGCAGCTGGTGGCATGAGCGCAAGATGATGCAAAGCATTGCGCCTTTGTTGCCTCAGTCCAAACAGTCTGCCTATCAGCGCCTGCTGGAGCAGCGAGCTTTGCAGCAGCAGCAGCGCGAGCAGGCGAGCCTGGGGGTCATGGCAGATCAGCTGATAGCTGCGGCAGGTCTGCATGAAAAGCTCGATCCCGAGCAAGGCAAACTGCTGGCGCGTGCCTGGCAAAGCCTGAGCCAGCTCACCGCCAAATTGGGTAAATCGGCAGAGGGTGAAGAGCGGCTCGGAGCCCAGGCCAAGGCCGCCGTTCAGCGGCTGATGCAGGCTTTGCGTCAGGCCGATGTGCAGGCTACCCAGCGCTTGCTCGAGATTCATGGACTCGACGGTCAGGCGGCCAGTCAGATACAGGAGCAATTGCGCAGCCAGCTTCAGATCACCACGCCGGTCGATGCGCAGGCAGCCAGCTTGTGGGGGGCGTTGACTGCCGGCGCAGCCACAGGGCTGGGGGCCGATCTGATGGCAGGAGGTTTGACGCTGGGTGCCGGTGCCCTGGTGGGGGCGCTGCTGGGGGCCCTCACCTTTGGGGGCGCGGCTTGGGGAGCGAACAAGATGTTCGACCAGGAGCAGCAGAGCTTTCAACTCTCGACCGACTATCTGAACGCCGCAGCTAGCCAGGTATTGCTCAAGTACCTGCTGATCTCGCATTTCGGCCGTGGTCGCGGTCGCTACACCAGCCCT
This region of Comamonas thiooxydans genomic DNA includes:
- a CDS encoding glycerophosphodiester phosphodiesterase family protein — translated: MPEPMSHTRHPVFALTLLAALALSACGGGDGPTPAPAPAPAPQFLTLDGKQPQVIAHRGYSGLYPEQTQMAYEKAIDAGADMIELDMHLSRDCQLVARHNAWLSDSTNVTEVAKINAYVAGRKRNTPGVLVNVKYPAIAANGPAQYLSDRIDPNNQKSVLQALVVDGEDHTGDWSISDFSLHELRTLFGGTTLDNRADRPSEWNGKLPLISAQDVIDIALAKGKAAGRTIAVYAETKNPYWNNQQAIANSCGTGEHPFEDAVMALLDRNNLNRKEAPIYIQSFDPDSLKYLRKVGMRAKGVQLIDGNDYNFRDGSVGYITADEWTFISGRPYSWTLAGDARTFAVMQTPAGLAEIKTYADGIGPWKPQVLAHSVAPYKDGAGLKDVNTLKDTGLIANAHKAGLVVHSFTFRSEASRLAGIFKGYPLQEYLAYYRLGIDGVFTDFTADGVKARDAYIAELKKQ
- a CDS encoding ammonium transporter, producing the protein MEMVPLTAIDKADTGWVMVASALVLLMTLPGIALFYAGLVRRKNVVNTMVAVFAVACVVTLTWFGLGYSLAFTADSPWLGNLGRAWFASLHLDGRRSVISVSHLAPHLPEAAYALFQAAFAIITTSLIVGAVVERMSFAALLVFAALWSVVVYAPVAHWVWESGGWLNQLGALDFAGGAVVHVNAGVAALVCAFMMGRRRGYGTEPFEPHSLGWTAMGTALLLFGWFGFNAGSALSADGRAALAFVVTLVAAAAAGLAWMVVEWLVRGAPTLLGLLSGMVGGLVAITPAAGFVQVGSAVWIGLIAGAVCFWGATWLKRRLGADDSLDVFGVHGVGGIAGSILTAVFADPLIAGTSATVLNQLIAVAAVAVYSGAATAGVLVLIRLLMPLRVDAVQEMEGLDISLHLERQH
- the trpB gene encoding tryptophan synthase subunit beta — encoded protein: MTQNPQAMPDAQGFFGPYGGQLVPPELKQCMDEIAAAYEEIVKRQDFQDELAALFADYVGRPSPIFHARRLSDQLGGAQIHLKREDLNHTGAHKINHCLGEALLAKFMGKKKVIAETGAGQHGVALATACALVGIPCEIHMGQVDIEKEHPNVTKMRILGCNLVPVTRGAATLKEAVDSAFEVYLQDPVNTIYAIGSVVGPHPFPMMVRDFQSIVGREAREQFHTRHGKLPDHVAACVGGGSNAMGIFTAFLGDESVHLVGVEPAGEGVDKPGRHAATLSAGKPGEIHGMKCYVLENADGTPAAVHSIASGLDYPGVGPQHSYLKDIGRVDYQSVDDKECLDAFMTLSRVEGIIPALESAHAVAWAMREAPKLGKDQHILVNLSGRGDKDADYVARKLGL
- a CDS encoding DUF2868 domain-containing protein, which encodes MKASSVRDIVFAHALETAAPHEALPTAERCTAITQECLHAQGKTRGGGRAAFESFLQERAQRVIAAAQLPADIRAVVWQRAGISRWLVLAVMAAAFVLGFAGHAITDPHRVDLLSASLIGIVLWNLLVYVLLLLSWLRSLVRRRQTVIAPLEPEPGQGAAAQRTVAAPGGWLQKLQTKRWSVSRGTGLRKMALNFERNWWQVNQRPRHAQWLVCLHLGAAMLALGALTSLWLTGLTKAYQVGWESTFLSPSAVQTCLNMLFAPVQHLLGLAPWSLAQIQALQGWSAGDAADAGPRWVQLYSWLLGLMVVAPRLLLALWQGARVWWLSQHLALPLQQPYFQKLQRDWAGRATALLVQPYSLDITPEREAALRSHVAQSYGAGAQLALLPVLAYGSPLPDASAVDAQQVLLLNLAATPEAEIHGVLLAQVLNRWGAHTDVWLWAADFRVRNSGAPARVQEREQLWREFVRGAGLNATLVPGAGV
- a CDS encoding DUF3482 domain-containing protein, with amino-acid sequence MMSESKELVPIDSSIQWCLLSHTNIGKTTLTRTLMADDVGEIDDAAHVTTQSQRYLLQKTPQGDELWLWDTPGFGDSVRLYERLRQQGNPLGWFLSNVWDRWRDRSFYLSQRALLAARDHADVMLYLVNAAEDPADAGYWSAEMNILAWMNKPVIVLLNQIGSDTTAEQTQEDLRRWQQATQSFQSVVRDVLVLDAFTRSWWHERKMMQSIAPLLPQSKQSAYQRLLEQRALQQQQREQASLGVMADQLIAAAGLHEKLDPEQGKLLARAWQSLSQLTAKLGKSAEGEERLGAQAKAAVQRLMQALRQADVQATQRLLEIHGLDGQAASQIQEQLRSQLQITTPVDAQAASLWGALTAGAATGLGADLMAGGLTLGAGALVGALLGALTFGGAAWGANKMFDQEQQSFQLSTDYLNAAASQVLLKYLLISHFGRGRGRYTSPAAPSQWSELTQGTVQTHAAQWAALWAQLREAHATGAATDAQRVSMMELLSQSLQQIMADLYPGLNAESGVRDGESAR
- the cls gene encoding cardiolipin synthase yields the protein MTWLLLTLHVLLIAGFGLRILLRRDMRPDVRLAWLMVIVLLPYVSCLLYYLFGEVALGRVPGRRRLNVREFCQTQGSALAPAPGSMPQARPAIPDQWLPAFRYASSINGFVPLPGHKAELMRDGAHARAQMLADMDAARHEINVLYYIWLDDGTGTDVAHALMRAAQRGVTCRAMVDGLGSRALTRSPLWQQMRQAGVHLAVALPISNLFKVMLTSRIDLRNHRKITLIDGRINYCGSQNCADEGFHIKARYAPWVDIMLRLQGPVVMQMQQAFASDWAQSDASLAPPAIEAEAGAAADGFHAVAIAEGPTERARSTPQLVASLLACAQREVVISTPYFVPDSTVLDALCAAALRQVQVTLILPARNDSWIVGAVSRSHYWRLLSAGVHIHEFRPGLLHAKTLCLDGSVSLIGSTNLDLRSFDLNFENNVLLHDEAITEAIRHRQQSYLHESDVVTLAQVHSAPWWKRIWDNLLGALSPLL